Proteins encoded in a region of the Streptomyces sp. NBC_01298 genome:
- a CDS encoding L,D-transpeptidase, translating into MAGLVFVVAAAPQSASPSGDGARNPGEHAGSVELLVGRVLEDGGRRCAMDAFRAGLCGGLEQQLVRATASGAGSVVRDPSSRGAARAAAHTVVLPTDAASPLEITLAGPGLLTYVTVHDGHGRYVGGALGARGHHWGNTEPLRAGETYTVRVGAQDAAGTPVGVTMAFRTAAAAQDDRLTAEFGPRPGTYGAGMIVTASLSRPVPAADPAARVRVERALQVTSEPAAEGAWHWVDDSTLHYRPRTYWPAHAVVHVVSGLDGVEVGDREYGGPSESLRLTIGDRIEAVTDAAAHEMTVRRNGRTVRTIPVTTGKAGFLTRSGIKVVLGKERKVRMRGDTVGIKRGTSEFYDLPVLYATRVTWSGEYVHAAPWSVDAQGEENVSHGCTGMSTADAAWFFDTVREGDVVSVVNSGGEPMAPFANGFGDWNLDWNAWLAGSALGAATDAPLASAAALASAHGPSRLLPLT; encoded by the coding sequence GTGGCCGGCCTGGTCTTCGTCGTCGCCGCCGCGCCACAGTCCGCGTCACCGTCCGGGGACGGGGCGCGGAACCCCGGCGAGCACGCCGGCTCCGTCGAGCTGCTGGTGGGCCGGGTGCTGGAGGACGGGGGCCGGCGGTGCGCGATGGACGCCTTCCGGGCCGGGCTGTGCGGCGGGCTCGAACAGCAGCTGGTCCGGGCCACCGCCAGCGGGGCCGGTTCCGTGGTGCGCGATCCCTCGTCCCGCGGCGCGGCCCGGGCGGCGGCGCACACGGTCGTCCTGCCCACGGACGCGGCCAGCCCCCTGGAGATCACCCTCGCCGGCCCCGGGCTGCTCACCTACGTCACCGTCCACGACGGTCACGGCCGCTACGTGGGCGGCGCCCTGGGCGCCCGGGGACACCACTGGGGCAACACCGAACCGCTGCGCGCCGGGGAGACCTACACCGTCCGGGTCGGCGCCCAGGACGCGGCGGGCACCCCCGTCGGCGTGACCATGGCGTTCCGGACCGCGGCGGCGGCGCAGGACGACCGGCTCACCGCGGAGTTCGGGCCGCGGCCCGGCACGTACGGGGCGGGGATGATCGTGACGGCCTCCCTGAGCCGCCCCGTACCCGCCGCCGATCCCGCCGCGCGGGTCCGGGTGGAGCGGGCCCTGCAGGTCACCTCGGAACCGGCCGCCGAGGGTGCCTGGCACTGGGTCGACGACTCGACCCTGCACTACCGCCCCCGTACCTACTGGCCCGCCCACGCCGTCGTGCACGTGGTCAGCGGTCTCGACGGGGTCGAGGTCGGGGACCGGGAGTACGGCGGCCCCTCGGAGTCCCTGCGGCTCACCATCGGCGACCGGATCGAGGCCGTCACCGACGCCGCCGCGCACGAGATGACCGTACGGCGCAACGGCCGGACCGTCCGGACCATCCCCGTGACCACCGGCAAGGCCGGGTTCCTGACGCGCAGCGGCATCAAGGTCGTGCTCGGCAAGGAGCGCAAGGTGCGGATGCGCGGGGACACCGTGGGCATCAAGCGCGGCACCAGCGAGTTCTACGACCTGCCCGTCCTCTACGCGACCCGGGTGACCTGGAGCGGGGAGTACGTGCACGCCGCGCCCTGGTCGGTCGACGCGCAGGGCGAGGAGAACGTCAGTCACGGCTGCACGGGCATGAGCACCGCCGACGCGGCCTGGTTCTTCGACACGGTGCGGGAGGGGGACGTGGTGTCGGTGGTCAACAGCGGCGGTGAGCCGATGGCCCCGTTCGCCAACGGGTTCGGGGACTGGAACCTCGACTGGAACGCCTGGCTGGCCGGCAGCGCGCTGGGCGCCGCCACCGACGCCCCGCTGGCCTCCGCCGCCGCGCTCGCGTCGGCGCACGGACCGTCCCGGCTGCTCCCCCTCACCTGA
- a CDS encoding FBP domain-containing protein: MKPLTEQEIRTAFVNCTKGEAKRLSVPRDLAERPWDDLDFLGWWDPKAPERAYLVTELDGRAVALALRSSGAGPSQARRSMCSLCLTTHTGGVSLMVAPKAGKAGQQGNSVGAYICADLACSLYVRGKKNAGPDGRLHESLTLEEKIQRTVANLAGFVSNVTAVDRATATA, translated from the coding sequence ATGAAGCCGTTGACCGAGCAAGAGATCCGTACCGCCTTCGTGAACTGCACCAAGGGCGAGGCCAAGCGCCTGTCCGTCCCCCGCGATCTGGCCGAGCGCCCCTGGGACGACCTGGACTTCCTCGGCTGGTGGGACCCCAAGGCCCCCGAGCGCGCCTACCTCGTCACCGAACTGGACGGCCGCGCGGTCGCCCTCGCCCTGCGTTCCTCCGGCGCCGGCCCCTCCCAGGCGCGGCGCAGCATGTGCTCGCTGTGCCTGACCACCCACACCGGGGGCGTCTCCCTGATGGTCGCGCCGAAGGCGGGCAAGGCCGGACAGCAGGGCAACTCCGTGGGCGCCTACATCTGCGCCGACCTCGCCTGCTCGCTCTACGTACGGGGCAAGAAGAACGCGGGCCCGGACGGACGGCTCCACGAGTCGCTCACTCTGGAGGAGAAGATCCAGCGGACGGTCGCGAACCTCGCCGGCTTCGTCTCCAACGTCACGGCCGTCGACAGGGCCACCGCCACGGCCTGA
- a CDS encoding TetR/AcrR family transcriptional regulator, whose translation MVRAGLTTERLTRAGAELADEVGFDQVTVSALARRFDVKVASLYSHLKNSQDLRTRIALFALEELADRVAAALAGRAGRDALAAFADAYRDYAREHPGRYEAARLRLDPETAAASAGVRHAQMTRAILRGYDLAEPDQTHAVRMLGSAFHGYVSLELAGGFSHTAVDSRESWDWMVDSLDAMLRNRVTA comes from the coding sequence ATGGTTCGAGCAGGACTGACCACCGAGCGGCTGACCCGGGCCGGCGCGGAACTCGCCGACGAGGTCGGCTTCGACCAGGTGACCGTCTCGGCGCTCGCCCGGCGGTTCGACGTCAAGGTCGCGAGCCTCTACTCGCACCTGAAGAACTCCCAGGACCTCAGGACTCGGATCGCCCTGTTCGCCCTGGAGGAACTGGCCGACCGGGTCGCGGCCGCGCTGGCGGGGCGGGCCGGGAGGGACGCCCTCGCGGCCTTCGCGGACGCCTACCGGGACTACGCCCGGGAGCACCCCGGTCGCTACGAGGCCGCCCGGCTCCGACTCGACCCCGAGACGGCGGCCGCCAGTGCGGGCGTCCGGCACGCCCAGATGACCCGGGCGATCCTGCGCGGCTACGACCTCGCGGAACCCGACCAGACCCACGCGGTCCGGATGCTCGGCAGCGCCTTCCACGGCTACGTCAGCCTGGAGCTGGCCGGCGGCTTCAGCCACACCGCCGTCGATTCCCGGGAGTCCTGGGACTGGATGGTGGACTCGCTCGACGCGATGCTGCGTAACCGCGTAACCGCGTAA
- a CDS encoding SGNH/GDSL hydrolase family protein, with protein sequence MTTDRDRIITPVTEGLLRGAADAERTARGLLPHRLPARVRPQIPDDQLATAESRPSGVRLVFRTRATVIELDALPTKRAYRGFPVSPDGAYDLVIDGVLTATTTVPGGRLRTLDPATQAVELEEGPPGTARFADLPARDKHVEIWLPHTETTELIALRTDAPVTPAPESGRRVWLHHGSSISHGSNAERPTGTWPALAAAQGAVDLVNMGFSGSALLDPFTARAMRDTPADLISVKIGINIVNLDLMRLRAFVPAVHGFLDTLREGHPTTPLLVVSPLLCPIQEDTPGPLATDVSTGTLRFKALGDPAERAAGRLTLNVVREALAGIFARRAAGDPHLHHLDGRDLYGAADHAELPLPDDLHPDPAGHVRIAGNFVRHAFAAGRPFAPPAA encoded by the coding sequence ATGACCACCGACCGAGACCGGATCATCACCCCGGTCACCGAGGGCCTCCTGCGCGGCGCGGCCGACGCGGAACGCACCGCGCGCGGCCTGCTGCCGCACCGGCTGCCCGCCCGGGTCCGCCCGCAGATTCCCGACGACCAACTGGCCACGGCCGAGTCCCGCCCGTCGGGCGTGCGCCTGGTCTTCCGTACCCGGGCGACCGTCATCGAGCTGGACGCCCTGCCCACGAAGAGGGCCTACCGGGGCTTCCCGGTCTCGCCGGACGGCGCGTACGACCTCGTGATCGACGGAGTGCTTACGGCCACGACCACCGTGCCCGGCGGCAGGCTCCGCACCCTCGATCCGGCCACCCAGGCGGTCGAACTCGAAGAGGGGCCGCCCGGCACCGCCCGCTTCGCGGACCTGCCCGCGCGGGACAAGCACGTCGAGATCTGGCTCCCCCACACCGAGACGACCGAGCTGATCGCGCTGCGCACCGACGCCCCCGTCACGCCGGCGCCCGAGAGTGGGCGCAGGGTGTGGCTGCACCACGGCAGCTCCATCAGCCACGGCTCGAACGCGGAGCGCCCGACCGGCACCTGGCCCGCCCTGGCCGCGGCGCAGGGGGCGGTGGACCTGGTCAACATGGGATTCTCCGGCAGCGCCCTGCTGGACCCCTTCACCGCCCGCGCGATGCGCGACACCCCCGCCGACCTGATCAGCGTGAAGATCGGCATCAACATCGTCAACCTGGACCTGATGCGGCTGCGTGCCTTCGTGCCCGCGGTCCACGGCTTCCTCGACACGCTCCGCGAGGGCCATCCGACGACTCCGCTGCTGGTCGTCTCGCCCCTCCTGTGCCCCATCCAGGAGGACACCCCCGGCCCCCTCGCCACCGATGTCAGTACCGGGACCCTGCGGTTCAAGGCGCTGGGGGACCCGGCCGAACGGGCCGCCGGGCGGCTGACGCTCAATGTCGTCCGCGAGGCGCTCGCCGGGATCTTCGCGCGGCGGGCGGCCGGGGACCCGCACCTGCACCACCTCGACGGGCGTGACCTCTACGGGGCCGCGGACCACGCCGAACTGCCCCTGCCCGACGACCTGCACCCCGACCCCGCGGGCCACGTGCGCATCGCCGGGAACTTCGTCCGGCACGCCTTCGCCGCCGGCAGGCCCTTCGCCCCGCCGGCGGCCTGA
- the argG gene encoding argininosuccinate synthase → MSKVLTSLPTGERVGIAFSGGLDTSVAVAWMRDKGAVPCTYTADIGQYDEPDIASVPARATAYGAELARLVDCRAALVEEGLAALACGAFHIRSGGRAYFNTTPLGRAVTGTLLVRAMLEDDVQIWGDGSTFKGNDIERFYRYGLLANPHLRIYKPWLDADFVTELGGRKEMSEWLLAHELPYRDSTEKAYSTDANIWGATHEAKTLEHLDTGVETVDPIMGVRFWDPSVEIATEDVTIGFEQGRPVTINGKEFASAVDLVIEANAIGGRHGLGMSDQIENRIIEAKSRGIYEAPGLALLHAAYERLVNAIHNEDTVAQYHNEGRRLGRLMYEGRWLDPQALMIRESLQRWVGTAITGEVTLRLRRGEDYSIMNTTGPAFSYHPDKLSMERTEDSAFGPVDRIGQLTMRNLDIADSRAKLEQYAGLGIVGTTHPALIGAVEAPGSGLIGAMPEGGAEAIASRGEVSGDDELLDRAAMEFGTD, encoded by the coding sequence ATGTCAAAGGTTCTCACCTCCCTGCCCACCGGCGAGCGCGTCGGAATCGCCTTCTCCGGCGGCCTCGACACCTCCGTCGCCGTCGCCTGGATGCGCGACAAGGGTGCCGTCCCCTGCACCTACACCGCCGACATCGGCCAGTACGACGAGCCCGACATCGCGTCGGTGCCCGCGCGGGCCACGGCGTACGGCGCCGAGCTCGCGCGTCTGGTCGACTGCCGTGCGGCGCTCGTGGAGGAGGGCCTGGCGGCTCTCGCCTGCGGCGCGTTCCACATCCGCTCGGGCGGTCGCGCGTACTTCAACACGACGCCGCTCGGCCGCGCCGTCACCGGTACGCTGCTGGTCCGCGCGATGCTGGAGGACGACGTCCAGATCTGGGGCGACGGGTCGACCTTCAAGGGCAATGACATCGAGCGGTTCTACCGTTACGGCCTGCTCGCCAACCCGCACCTGCGCATCTACAAGCCGTGGCTCGACGCCGACTTCGTCACCGAGCTCGGTGGCCGCAAGGAGATGTCGGAGTGGCTGCTCGCCCACGAGCTGCCCTACCGCGACAGCACCGAGAAGGCGTACTCCACCGACGCCAACATCTGGGGCGCCACCCACGAGGCGAAGACCCTGGAGCACCTCGACACCGGTGTCGAGACCGTCGACCCGATCATGGGCGTCCGGTTCTGGGACCCCTCGGTCGAGATCGCCACCGAGGACGTGACCATCGGCTTCGAGCAGGGCCGCCCGGTCACGATCAACGGGAAGGAGTTCGCCTCCGCCGTCGACCTGGTCATCGAGGCGAACGCCATCGGCGGCCGCCACGGCCTGGGCATGTCGGACCAGATCGAGAACCGGATCATCGAGGCCAAGAGCCGCGGCATCTACGAGGCTCCGGGCCTGGCCCTGCTGCACGCCGCCTACGAGCGCCTCGTCAACGCGATCCACAACGAGGACACCGTCGCCCAGTACCACAACGAGGGCCGGCGCCTCGGCCGCCTCATGTACGAGGGCCGCTGGCTCGACCCGCAGGCGCTGATGATCCGCGAGTCCCTGCAGCGCTGGGTCGGTACGGCGATCACCGGAGAGGTGACGCTGCGCCTGCGGCGCGGCGAGGACTACTCGATCATGAACACCACGGGCCCGGCGTTCAGCTACCACCCGGACAAGCTCTCCATGGAGCGCACCGAGGACTCGGCGTTCGGCCCGGTGGACCGCATCGGCCAGCTCACCATGCGCAACCTCGACATCGCCGACTCCCGCGCGAAGCTGGAGCAGTACGCCGGCCTCGGCATCGTCGGCACCACGCACCCCGCGCTCATCGGCGCCGTCGAGGCGCCCGGCTCCGGCCTGATCGGCGCCATGCCCGAGGGCGGCGCCGAGGCCATCGCCTCGCGCGGCGAGGTCTCCGGCGACGACGAGCTGCTGGACCGCGCCGCGATGGAGTTCGGCACCGACTAG
- a CDS encoding DeoR family transcriptional regulator — MNSRRGSISLATGKLTAASRRHHIVETACREGYVSLERLVRELDVSAMTIHRDLRLLDSRGQVRRVRGGAVAPRPTTAP; from the coding sequence ATGAACAGCCGTCGGGGTTCCATCAGTCTGGCCACGGGCAAGCTGACCGCCGCTTCCCGCCGGCACCACATCGTCGAGACGGCATGCCGCGAGGGATACGTCTCCCTCGAACGGCTCGTCCGCGAACTGGACGTCAGCGCGATGACCATCCACCGCGACCTGCGGCTCCTGGACTCCCGGGGCCAGGTGCGCCGGGTTCGCGGCGGCGCGGTCGCCCCCCGGCCGACCACGGCCCCGTGA
- a CDS encoding GntR family transcriptional regulator: protein MRAIAAALAAGALAPGKCHSVTLVPAERAPGIGEPDYTTASLYTELTARGVAPTRASYTVHSALVPPDEAPLLELPEGAPVLHIEQLTYDQHGRPYEFNRVVYRANRYRFHATLTAESRRGPEPRPLPEVETGINPALLGALGKGF from the coding sequence GTGCGCGCCATCGCCGCCGCCCTCGCCGCCGGCGCCCTCGCCCCCGGCAAGTGCCACTCCGTCACCCTCGTCCCGGCCGAGCGTGCACCGGGCATCGGCGAGCCCGACTACACCACCGCTTCGCTCTACACCGAGCTCACCGCGCGCGGCGTCGCCCCCACCCGCGCGAGCTACACCGTCCACTCCGCCCTCGTCCCACCGGACGAGGCCCCCCTGCTCGAGCTGCCCGAGGGCGCGCCCGTCCTGCACATCGAGCAGCTCACCTACGACCAGCACGGCCGCCCGTACGAGTTCAACCGCGTCGTCTACCGCGCGAACCGCTACCGCTTCCACGCCACGCTGACGGCGGAGTCCCGGCGGGGACCCGAGCCCAGGCCGCTCCCGGAAGTCGAGACTGGAATCAACCCCGCGCTGCTGGGCGCGCTCGGCAAGGGATTCTGA
- a CDS encoding VOC family protein: protein MERVLGIGGYFVRAADPAALGAWYRDCLGLDSDEHGLWRQGAGPTVFAPFESGTGYFGSPAQQTMLNFRVRDLDAMLAQLRAKGADVAPETQDMDGVGRFGWVTDPEGNRIELWQPA from the coding sequence ATGGAACGTGTGCTGGGAATCGGTGGGTATTTCGTGCGGGCCGCGGATCCGGCTGCCCTGGGCGCGTGGTACCGGGACTGCCTGGGGCTGGACTCGGACGAACACGGCCTGTGGCGTCAGGGGGCCGGCCCGACGGTGTTCGCGCCGTTCGAGTCCGGGACCGGCTATTTCGGGTCCCCCGCCCAGCAGACCATGCTCAACTTCCGGGTCCGCGACCTGGACGCGATGCTCGCGCAGCTGCGTGCCAAGGGCGCGGACGTGGCGCCCGAAACCCAGGACATGGACGGCGTCGGCCGTTTCGGCTGGGTCACGGACCCGGAGGGCAACCGGATCGAGCTGTGGCAGCCCGCCTGA
- a CDS encoding MFS transporter, whose product MVKGKREERVAGERSLLLGVGISSIGIGMYIPFSLVFFHHVTGLSFAVVGIVLTATGLAGLAVMPLAGSAVDRFGARKANLLLYAVRALGFALYPLAGSLPAFAAVALITALADRSFPVVQQSLIGEVARGGARDRLQASIRALQNAGMGAGALVVSGVLALWGTDGFTYTAWGNAVAFALAGLLVSRVKPVRELAHGELGSAGSAKRPPAGYRMVLADRPFLGLTAANFLTALGYSALSVLFPLYISTWLHGPDSLTGAAFTVNTALCAGIGVLIASRVRRSGARRTRSAALGALLFAAAFVGQIVLGTVRPGQTATLVALLAIVVVYTVGELVHSPSGGALSVSAAPEAVRGRYLATYQLSYSLATALAPSLFTGLLALDGRLPWAFLTVAALGAALALTRLERHLPPEAVHAVRPAPVSAPTPATTPAPAPA is encoded by the coding sequence ATGGTCAAGGGCAAGCGCGAGGAACGGGTGGCGGGCGAACGCTCGCTGCTCCTCGGAGTGGGCATCAGCTCGATCGGGATCGGGATGTACATCCCCTTCTCGCTCGTCTTCTTCCACCACGTCACCGGCCTCTCCTTCGCCGTCGTCGGCATCGTGCTGACGGCGACCGGCCTGGCCGGCCTCGCGGTCATGCCGCTCGCCGGCTCGGCCGTCGACCGGTTCGGGGCCAGGAAGGCCAACCTGCTGCTCTACGCGGTCCGGGCCCTCGGCTTCGCCCTCTACCCGCTGGCCGGGTCGCTCCCCGCCTTCGCCGCCGTCGCGCTGATCACGGCCCTCGCCGACCGCTCCTTCCCCGTCGTACAGCAGTCGCTCATCGGGGAAGTGGCCCGGGGCGGCGCCCGCGACCGGCTCCAGGCCTCCATCCGGGCCCTGCAGAACGCGGGCATGGGCGCCGGCGCCCTGGTCGTCTCGGGAGTCCTGGCCCTGTGGGGCACGGACGGGTTCACCTACACCGCCTGGGGCAACGCGGTCGCCTTCGCGCTCGCCGGACTGCTCGTCAGCCGCGTGAAGCCGGTACGGGAGCTCGCGCACGGCGAGCTCGGCTCGGCCGGCTCGGCCAAGCGTCCGCCCGCGGGCTACCGGATGGTGCTCGCCGACCGGCCCTTCCTGGGCCTGACCGCCGCCAACTTCCTGACCGCGCTCGGATACTCGGCGCTGTCCGTCCTCTTCCCGCTCTACATCAGCACCTGGCTACACGGACCCGATTCGCTCACGGGCGCGGCCTTCACGGTCAACACCGCGCTCTGCGCCGGGATCGGCGTCCTGATCGCGAGCCGGGTCCGGCGTTCCGGAGCCCGCCGCACCCGCTCCGCGGCCCTCGGGGCGCTGCTCTTCGCGGCCGCCTTCGTGGGGCAGATCGTGCTCGGCACGGTCCGGCCCGGACAGACCGCGACACTGGTCGCCCTCCTGGCCATCGTGGTGGTCTACACCGTTGGCGAACTGGTCCACAGCCCCTCGGGCGGCGCCCTGTCGGTCTCGGCCGCGCCCGAGGCCGTACGCGGCCGCTACCTGGCCACCTACCAGCTGTCGTACTCCCTGGCCACCGCGCTGGCTCCGTCCCTCTTCACCGGGCTGCTCGCGCTCGACGGGCGCCTGCCGTGGGCCTTCCTGACCGTCGCCGCACTGGGCGCCGCACTCGCCCTGACCCGGCTGGAGCGCCACCTCCCGCCGGAGGCGGTACACGCCGTCCGCCCGGCGCCGGTGTCGGCGCCAACTCCGGCCACGACTCCGGCTCCCGCTCCCGCCTGA
- the thpR gene encoding RNA 2',3'-cyclic phosphodiesterase: MTEETRPATVRVFIALAPPDEAKEELARELGPAYAAYPDMRWNRVEDWHITLAFLGELPVEAVPSLRPPLAELAAARGPVRLALRGGGHFGERVLWSGIDGDLDGLHRLAADVRAVVKECGIPFEDRPLRPHLTLARARRNDASSAVEAAAGLAGFTGRRWRTERLHLVGSNIGRGPGPIHYRDIEAWNLGGEESP; the protein is encoded by the coding sequence TTGACCGAAGAGACCCGGCCCGCGACCGTTCGCGTGTTCATCGCCCTCGCCCCGCCCGACGAAGCGAAGGAGGAGCTCGCGCGCGAGCTCGGCCCCGCGTACGCCGCCTACCCGGACATGCGGTGGAACCGCGTCGAGGACTGGCACATCACCCTGGCGTTCCTCGGCGAGCTGCCGGTCGAGGCCGTCCCGTCCCTGCGGCCGCCGCTCGCGGAACTCGCGGCGGCGCGCGGTCCCGTACGCCTGGCCCTGCGCGGGGGCGGCCACTTCGGTGAGCGGGTGCTGTGGAGCGGGATCGACGGGGACCTCGACGGGCTGCACCGGCTCGCCGCCGATGTCCGGGCGGTGGTCAAGGAATGCGGCATCCCCTTCGAGGACCGGCCGCTGCGACCGCACCTGACGCTGGCGCGCGCCCGCCGCAACGACGCCTCCTCGGCGGTGGAGGCCGCGGCCGGACTCGCCGGGTTCACCGGCCGGCGCTGGCGGACGGAGCGTCTGCACCTGGTCGGGAGCAACATCGGCCGCGGACCTGGACCGATCCACTACCGCGACATCGAGGCGTGGAACCTCGGCGGCGAGGAATCCCCTTGA
- a CDS encoding isochorismatase family protein, whose protein sequence is MITPVTSALILIDLMPRIIAMPVAPHSGEEVLARCLRLAEAFRAAGRPVVLVRVDRPGVAEQPPGSGFADGLVRAGDVLIVKQTVGAFHGTGLDERLRGLGVDTVVLAGLVTTMGVESTARAASDHGYELEFVADAMSGFTADEHEFTVERIFPRFGDVHDTADYT, encoded by the coding sequence ATGATCACTCCCGTGACCTCCGCGCTGATCCTCATCGACCTGATGCCCCGCATCATCGCCATGCCCGTCGCCCCTCACTCCGGTGAAGAGGTCCTGGCCCGCTGCCTGCGGCTGGCCGAGGCCTTCAGGGCGGCCGGGCGCCCCGTGGTGCTCGTCCGGGTGGACCGGCCGGGCGTCGCGGAGCAGCCTCCGGGCAGCGGATTCGCCGACGGGCTGGTACGGGCGGGCGACGTCCTGATCGTCAAGCAGACCGTCGGGGCCTTCCACGGCACCGGGCTCGACGAGCGGCTGCGCGGCCTGGGCGTGGACACGGTGGTGCTCGCCGGGCTGGTCACCACGATGGGGGTCGAGTCCACGGCGCGAGCCGCGAGCGACCACGGCTACGAGCTGGAGTTCGTGGCCGACGCGATGTCCGGTTTCACCGCCGACGAGCACGAGTTCACCGTGGAACGGATCTTCCCCCGCTTCGGGGACGTGCACGACACGGCCGACTACACCTGA
- a CDS encoding GlxA family transcriptional regulator, with the protein MLAVGIVSEVFGPHGKGLPGFDFALCAERPGPVPTDIGVPLAIEHGLDRLAAADLVIALPGAGFRTPPGRAVLDALVAAYGRGAVLAAHCVGTFALAEAGLLDGLRATTHWRFAELLADRHPGVAVEPDALYIDEGRIVTGAGAAAGFDLCLHLLRREHGAAMANGVARDMVLPSHRDGGQAQYLAAPVPEDCLDERLSEVLAWAREHLHEPLPVTELARRAVMSKRSFARRFTAATGTTPHAWLRNLRLSSAEELLESTDLPVEEIARRVGYGSAAVLREQFVRRRGVPPRSYRRSFTSTP; encoded by the coding sequence ATGCTCGCCGTCGGGATCGTCAGCGAGGTCTTCGGCCCGCACGGAAAGGGGCTGCCGGGCTTCGATTTCGCCCTGTGCGCCGAGCGGCCCGGGCCGGTCCCCACCGACATCGGCGTGCCGCTCGCCATCGAGCACGGCCTCGACCGGCTGGCCGCCGCCGATCTGGTGATCGCCCTGCCGGGGGCCGGTTTCCGCACACCGCCCGGTCGGGCGGTGCTGGACGCGCTGGTCGCCGCGTACGGACGCGGCGCCGTGCTCGCGGCCCACTGCGTCGGCACGTTCGCGCTCGCCGAGGCCGGGCTGCTCGACGGTCTACGGGCCACCACGCACTGGCGGTTCGCCGAGTTGCTGGCCGACCGCCATCCGGGCGTAGCCGTCGAACCGGACGCCCTGTACATCGACGAGGGCAGGATCGTCACGGGCGCCGGAGCCGCCGCCGGCTTCGATCTGTGCCTGCACCTGCTGAGGCGGGAGCACGGGGCGGCGATGGCCAACGGCGTCGCCCGGGACATGGTGCTGCCCTCGCACCGCGACGGCGGGCAGGCCCAGTACCTCGCCGCGCCCGTCCCCGAGGACTGCCTCGACGAGCGGCTCTCCGAGGTGCTCGCCTGGGCCCGCGAACACCTCCACGAGCCGCTCCCCGTCACGGAACTGGCTCGCCGCGCCGTGATGAGCAAGCGCTCCTTCGCCCGCCGGTTCACCGCCGCGACCGGCACCACCCCGCACGCCTGGCTGCGGAACCTGCGGCTGAGCAGCGCGGAGGAACTCCTGGAGAGCACGGACCTGCCCGTCGAGGAGATCGCCCGCCGGGTCGGCTACGGCAGCGCGGCGGTGCTGCGCGAACAGTTCGTACGGCGCAGGGGAGTTCCGCCCCGCTCCTACCGCCGCTCCTTCACGAGCACGCCGTAG
- a CDS encoding MBL fold metallo-hydrolase: protein MTNTKTDTKTGTKTGANAGAAQGLRADAPLGRGAVYKILTTGYVGSTGPGVAATVSYVSDAGRHFIFDPGMVASHADILGPLAELGLGPEDITDVVLSHHHPDNTMNVGLFGGARVHDHKVEYQGDQWTNRDAEGYELTPSLRLIRTPGHSHEDITLLAGTDTGVVAFAGDLWWHAQGPADDPVAPDREVLRASRLRVLAAADLIVPGHGGPFAADGEVPV, encoded by the coding sequence ATGACGAACACGAAGACAGACACGAAGACCGGCACGAAGACCGGCGCGAACGCAGGCGCCGCGCAGGGCCTCCGCGCCGACGCACCGCTCGGCCGCGGCGCCGTCTACAAGATCCTCACCACCGGCTACGTCGGCTCCACCGGCCCCGGGGTCGCCGCCACCGTCTCCTACGTGTCCGACGCCGGCCGGCACTTCATCTTCGACCCGGGCATGGTGGCGAGCCACGCGGACATCCTCGGCCCGCTCGCGGAACTGGGCCTCGGCCCCGAGGACATCACCGACGTGGTGCTCAGTCACCACCACCCGGACAACACCATGAACGTGGGCCTGTTCGGCGGGGCCCGGGTGCACGACCACAAGGTCGAGTACCAGGGCGACCAGTGGACGAACCGGGACGCCGAGGGCTACGAACTCACCCCCTCCCTGCGCCTGATCCGTACGCCGGGACACAGCCACGAGGACATCACCCTGCTGGCCGGAACGGACACGGGCGTGGTGGCGTTCGCCGGCGACCTGTGGTGGCACGCGCAGGGCCCCGCCGACGACCCGGTGGCCCCGGACCGCGAGGTGCTGCGCGCCTCCCGGCTGCGGGTGCTCGCCGCGGCGGACCTGATCGTCCCGGGCCACGGCGGTCCCTTCGCCGCCGACGGCGAGGTACCGGTCTGA